One Solirubrobacterales bacterium genomic region harbors:
- a CDS encoding FAD-binding protein, producing MAKQIRNWSGLQRFTPQHFVEPATTGQVVRAVEAARARSHRIRVRGNLHSFSEIVKTDDTLISLAAMSGVIDADRSSGLVRVRAGTSIYNLSRALDAIGLAIPNLGDIDVQSIAGAAATGTHGTGLHFGNISAQVMAARVVTADGEVREIDESDPQALKAARVSLGTLGVITELTLQCVPAFRLDRLDLPRPIGETLSQIDELCAGFDHFEFYVLPYSDLSLQKRIDRSDAPAKPLPAAKKFFSDVVIENVAFGATVKAGKLVPKAIPPIAKGLAKAFSPERRLDKSFDAFSTVRLVRFNELEYAIPRENLAEAVERIMAMIQEHGYPVNFPIEIRVGQADEASYLSTAAGRETGYISVHMAKGMDYEPYFHAVETIMDGYEGRPHWGKMNWQTADKLAARYPGWSDFQAVRASMDPEGVFTNEYTDRVLGPIVAVPSQG from the coding sequence ATGGCGAAGCAGATACGCAACTGGTCAGGCTTGCAGCGGTTCACGCCGCAACATTTTGTAGAGCCCGCGACCACTGGACAAGTGGTCAGAGCGGTCGAGGCGGCGCGCGCCCGTAGCCACCGCATCCGCGTGCGCGGCAACTTGCACAGCTTCAGCGAGATCGTCAAGACCGACGACACGCTGATCTCATTGGCGGCCATGAGCGGCGTGATCGACGCCGATCGATCGAGCGGCCTCGTGCGCGTTCGCGCCGGGACATCGATCTACAACTTGAGCCGCGCCCTGGATGCGATTGGCCTGGCGATCCCCAATCTCGGCGACATCGACGTGCAGAGCATCGCGGGAGCCGCCGCCACGGGGACCCACGGGACCGGCCTGCACTTCGGAAACATCTCGGCGCAGGTGATGGCAGCGCGAGTGGTTACGGCGGACGGCGAGGTTCGCGAGATTGACGAATCCGACCCGCAAGCACTCAAGGCTGCTCGGGTTTCGCTCGGCACGCTCGGTGTGATTACGGAACTGACGCTGCAATGCGTTCCAGCGTTCCGGCTTGATCGCCTGGATCTGCCGCGCCCGATCGGCGAGACGCTTTCGCAGATCGACGAACTCTGCGCCGGCTTTGACCACTTTGAGTTCTACGTACTGCCGTACTCGGATCTGTCACTGCAGAAGCGCATCGATCGCTCCGACGCTCCGGCCAAGCCGCTGCCGGCCGCGAAGAAGTTCTTCAGCGATGTCGTGATCGAGAACGTCGCTTTCGGCGCGACAGTGAAGGCGGGCAAGCTGGTCCCGAAGGCAATCCCGCCGATCGCGAAGGGACTCGCCAAGGCGTTCTCGCCCGAGCGCCGGCTCGACAAGTCATTCGACGCCTTCTCGACCGTGCGGCTCGTGCGCTTCAACGAGCTCGAATACGCGATCCCGCGCGAGAACCTTGCCGAGGCCGTCGAGCGCATAATGGCGATGATCCAGGAACACGGCTACCCCGTGAACTTCCCGATCGAGATCCGCGTTGGTCAGGCCGACGAGGCGAGCTACCTCTCAACCGCCGCCGGACGCGAGACCGGCTACATATCGGTCCACATGGCCAAGGGCATGGACTACGAGCCCTACTTCCACGCAGTAGAGACGATCATGGACGGCTACGAAGGCCGCCCGCACTGGGGCAAGATGAACTGGCAAACGGCCGACAAGCTTGCTGCGCGCTATCCCGGCTGGAGCGACTTCCAGGCGGTACGCGCCTCGATGGACCCCGAAGGCGTCTTCACCAACGAATACACCGACCGCGTGCTCGGCCCGATAGTCGCCGTTCCATCGCAAGGCTGA
- a CDS encoding amino acid deaminase/aldolase: protein MTTALDPAARLARYEELFSDRGSPFAFVDLDAMWANSRQMLERANGVPIRVASKSLRCAPLVRRILESDGRYNGQLTFTLAESLWLAEQGFENLLLAYPSVDLEALAALSAHTAEHPDSAPAIVVDSPAHLDLIDEIHGGGAPVRVAIDVDSAYWTAGDRVKLGPKRSPIHTPEDAAGLAREIDRRAGSKLVGMMFYEGQIAGLGDNAPGAINRAKNRAIREIQKRSIAELADRRGKVVDAVRKISPLEFINGGGTGSLHTTSKEEAVTDIAAGSGFFAPTLFDTYTSFRLEPAAIFALPVVRKPTASVATALGGGYLASGVGAKDRMPSPYLPVGLKFDANEGAGEVQTPLLGRAAGALRVGDRAYFRHTKAGELCERFNSLLLVQGTEIIDEVATYRGEGHAFL from the coding sequence ATGACAACGGCGCTAGATCCTGCCGCGCGGCTGGCGCGTTACGAAGAGCTCTTTTCCGATCGCGGTTCGCCCTTTGCGTTTGTCGATCTCGACGCGATGTGGGCCAACTCGAGGCAGATGCTTGAGCGCGCCAATGGTGTGCCGATTCGCGTCGCCAGCAAGTCGTTGCGCTGCGCGCCGCTCGTGCGGCGGATCCTCGAGAGCGACGGCCGCTACAACGGTCAACTCACATTCACACTCGCCGAATCGCTCTGGCTTGCCGAGCAGGGCTTCGAGAATCTGCTGCTCGCCTACCCGAGCGTGGATCTCGAAGCGCTGGCCGCCCTTTCGGCCCACACCGCCGAACATCCCGACTCTGCGCCAGCGATCGTCGTGGACTCCCCCGCACATCTCGACCTGATCGACGAAATCCACGGCGGCGGCGCGCCCGTGCGCGTGGCGATCGACGTGGACAGCGCGTATTGGACTGCGGGCGACCGCGTGAAGCTTGGGCCGAAGCGATCGCCGATTCACACGCCTGAAGATGCGGCTGGCCTCGCGCGCGAGATCGATCGGCGCGCCGGTTCAAAGCTCGTCGGGATGATGTTTTACGAGGGGCAGATCGCTGGGCTTGGTGACAACGCGCCGGGCGCGATCAACAGGGCGAAGAACCGCGCGATCCGCGAGATCCAGAAGCGCTCGATTGCCGAGCTGGCCGATCGACGCGGAAAGGTCGTTGACGCCGTGCGCAAGATCTCGCCGCTCGAGTTCATCAACGGCGGCGGCACCGGGAGCCTGCACACGACGAGCAAGGAAGAAGCCGTCACCGACATCGCCGCCGGTTCTGGATTTTTCGCCCCGACGCTGTTTGACACGTACACATCTTTTCGATTGGAGCCTGCGGCGATCTTTGCTCTTCCGGTCGTGCGGAAGCCCACAGCGTCTGTGGCGACTGCCTTGGGCGGCGGGTATCTGGCCAGTGGAGTTGGCGCGAAGGATCGGATGCCTTCGCCGTATCTGCCCGTGGGACTGAAGTTTGATGCGAATGAAGGTGCCGGAGAGGTTCAGACGCCGCTGCTTGGTCGGGCTGCCGGGGCGTTGCGTGTGGGCGACAGGGCGTACTTCCGTCACACGAAGGCCGGCGAGTTGTGCGAGCGGTTCAACTCCTTGTTGCTTGTGCAGGGAACGGAAATCATCGATGAGGTCGCGACGTATCGCGGCGAAGGCCACGCGTTTCTCTAG
- the msrA gene encoding peptide-methionine (S)-S-oxide reductase MsrA — MNFFTRRSPEMPAESQALPGRDAATNPGDRHFVNGNPIKGPFPAGLELAVFGNGCFWGTEEDFWQIDGVFSTAVGYVGGFTPNPSYDEVCSGMTGHTEATLVVFDPNKVGYEQLLKTFWEHHDPTQGMGQGNDIGTQYRSGIYPTTPEQRKIAEASRDRYQPALTARRYDEITTEIKDIDFDRDFYYAEEYHQQYLAKNPNGYRCHSATGIEYPLGAAEAVA; from the coding sequence ATGAACTTTTTCACGCGACGTTCCCCCGAAATGCCGGCCGAAAGCCAAGCCCTGCCGGGCCGCGACGCTGCGACAAACCCCGGCGATCGCCACTTCGTAAACGGCAATCCGATCAAGGGTCCATTCCCTGCGGGCCTTGAACTCGCCGTCTTCGGCAACGGCTGCTTCTGGGGTACTGAGGAAGATTTTTGGCAGATCGATGGCGTCTTCAGCACGGCGGTCGGTTACGTCGGCGGCTTCACGCCAAACCCGAGCTACGACGAAGTATGCAGCGGAATGACCGGCCACACCGAGGCAACTCTGGTGGTCTTCGATCCCAACAAGGTCGGCTACGAACAGCTGCTCAAAACCTTCTGGGAGCACCATGACCCAACCCAGGGCATGGGCCAGGGCAATGACATCGGCACGCAGTACCGCAGCGGCATCTACCCCACAACTCCCGAACAGCGCAAGATTGCCGAGGCGTCACGTGATCGCTACCAGCCGGCCCTCACCGCCCGACGGTACGACGAAATAACGACCGAGATCAAGGACATCGATTTCGATCGCGATTTCTACTACGCCGAGGAGTACCACCAGCAGTACCTGGCGAAGAACCCGAACGGTTATCGCTGTCACAGCGCCACCGGCATCGAGTATCCGCTGGGCGCCGCCGAGGCAGTCGCTTAA
- a CDS encoding DsbA family protein: protein MLRGDAFADFMRADEAQAQLIGVTGVPFAVINHKYAIPGAASVDQYFSVISSDLSPAG, encoded by the coding sequence ATGCTCAGAGGCGACGCCTTCGCCGACTTCATGCGCGCGGACGAAGCGCAGGCTCAACTGATTGGAGTCACCGGCGTGCCGTTTGCGGTGATCAATCACAAATATGCGATCCCCGGTGCGGCAAGCGTCGATCAATATTTCAGCGTGATCAGTTCGGACCTTTCACCCGCTGGGTAG
- a CDS encoding EfeM/EfeO family lipoprotein has protein sequence MIAAAALTFAGCGDDKDESASSSGATAATGEYSNIKQYLLDHTGPLNQSISTLSTQADAYYELVNKAGSCEAALRNDRAAVERSVKEMQATWRKANPQYEEAEGVVAGVPELADYDVILDAGASKEDDPEGAVPFNVTYKDGTVLKQPGNFFFLTETSLWGTEDKFTCPEVEADLNGDGKVEFPEALPNPEHIQASAAEMKKYTTELNGAAEKWQPTESDVFTSLVVMTPTMAEYFGAWKNSRFVAGADAKEAGFVGSSRLNDIADILAGLVLVYDNIEPQIAKKDPAQAKQTGEDLAGLRDYVVKIRDKEAGGKTFTAEQAETYGAEAQERAERIAGQVSQSASKLGVEVQD, from the coding sequence GTGATCGCCGCCGCCGCGCTCACCTTCGCCGGCTGCGGTGACGACAAGGACGAGTCCGCCAGCTCGTCTGGCGCCACTGCCGCAACCGGCGAGTACTCAAACATCAAGCAGTACCTGCTCGATCACACTGGCCCGCTCAACCAGTCGATCTCGACGCTCTCGACCCAAGCAGACGCTTACTACGAGCTGGTCAACAAGGCAGGCTCCTGCGAAGCCGCTCTCAGGAACGACCGCGCCGCGGTTGAGAGGTCGGTCAAAGAGATGCAGGCGACTTGGAGGAAGGCCAACCCGCAGTACGAAGAGGCCGAGGGCGTTGTCGCCGGAGTACCCGAGCTCGCCGACTACGACGTGATTCTCGACGCCGGTGCTTCCAAGGAAGACGATCCCGAAGGCGCCGTGCCGTTCAACGTCACCTACAAGGACGGCACCGTGCTCAAGCAGCCGGGCAACTTCTTCTTCCTCACGGAGACTTCGCTGTGGGGCACCGAGGACAAGTTCACCTGCCCTGAGGTGGAGGCCGACCTCAACGGTGACGGCAAGGTGGAATTCCCGGAAGCGCTTCCGAACCCGGAGCACATACAAGCCTCGGCCGCTGAGATGAAGAAGTACACGACCGAGCTCAACGGCGCAGCCGAGAAGTGGCAGCCCACCGAGAGCGACGTCTTCACCTCGCTCGTGGTGATGACCCCAACGATGGCCGAGTACTTCGGCGCATGGAAGAACTCGCGCTTTGTTGCCGGCGCCGACGCCAAGGAAGCAGGCTTCGTCGGCTCTTCTCGCCTGAACGACATCGCTGACATCCTTGCCGGACTCGTTCTCGTCTACGACAACATCGAGCCGCAGATCGCCAAGAAAGACCCGGCTCAGGCGAAGCAGACCGGCGAAGATCTGGCTGGACTGCGCGACTACGTCGTGAAGATCCGCGACAAAGAAGCCGGTGGCAAGACATTCACCGCCGAACAGGCCGAGACCTACGGAGCAGAGGCTCAGGAGCGCGCAGAGCGCATCGCCGGCCAGGTTTCTCAGTCTGCGTCGAAGTTGGGCGTAGAGGTCCAGGACTGA
- a CDS encoding FTR1 family protein produces MIALRRTRWMAGSSLALCLIAVLLAISGAAFAKSSEVPVWEAGSHVRESLFDARSDLAFGDRAAAAASVRKAKRTYDRSLRRRIGDANRGADRAAQKALAAARAAVAAGNVDAAAAAQGAAWAAMLRGASSAAAQSAGDGDAALANEWLLLRDFRTATRYTRPSTNATDAISQLESNKITPAAARLAVEKDLLDTYQARLRELVADVDTAQEKKFSAKSVEAAAQADGYWQILRPRFRNELGVERLKSADATFAAYIAAVRSGDVRATKRAKAKIDQAFDGFVAAPFTAKEEARRAQQLFRFLELVPFEYEQGVEDGRVTADFEIQEGVGFRNGAEQAFADLKGKLARRDPERTAKVAVALEQLRVILRNTQQGGEIAPEKEVAQITSNAIAELKAEAPSAWSAKTDESEFDLINLTLDRMDAAINQGQWEAAEQARLETYAFLEFGPELKLKAFDPNLSLQLEGLIWYGAQGQKGLAALIANRADRQQVRPTRLALDKALTQAQATLGEDQSAVTAVVNGAILVFREGLEAVLILAAITASMLGAMAKRKRAVLWGAALGLVLSIVTWGVAQLALGQLGQYGEKLEAVIGIIAIFVLLYVMNWFFHKVYWTEHIRKFHDRRRKLVGDTEGEEEEETEARVGFWSGQAVGFALLGLSSVYREGFETVLFLQSLQLATDTWTVVMGALLGLALTLVVAVITFKLQRKLPYKRMLIVTGVMLAVVLFVLVGNTVRSLQGIGWMPVTPLDWEPPLWVGTWLGIFPSWQSLGLQVFSVTLVVGSYFLAEELRVKGPERRAARADAARETAAALAAESGEESTARAAAEQAEAREREPVA; encoded by the coding sequence ATGATCGCGCTGCGTCGCACACGTTGGATGGCTGGCTCGTCTCTCGCGCTCTGCTTGATTGCTGTGCTCTTGGCGATCTCGGGTGCGGCGTTCGCAAAATCGTCCGAAGTGCCGGTCTGGGAGGCTGGAAGCCACGTGCGTGAGTCGCTGTTTGACGCTCGCTCGGACCTTGCCTTCGGCGATCGCGCCGCGGCCGCCGCGAGCGTCCGCAAGGCGAAGCGCACCTACGACCGTTCGCTCAGGCGCCGAATTGGGGACGCCAACCGGGGGGCCGATCGCGCCGCGCAAAAGGCACTCGCAGCAGCCAGGGCCGCCGTGGCCGCGGGGAACGTCGATGCCGCCGCAGCCGCACAGGGAGCCGCCTGGGCAGCGATGCTCCGCGGCGCCTCGAGCGCGGCCGCTCAGTCTGCCGGAGATGGCGATGCCGCCCTCGCAAACGAATGGCTTCTGCTGCGCGACTTTCGCACGGCCACCAGGTACACGCGTCCCAGCACCAACGCGACGGACGCGATCAGCCAGCTGGAGAGCAACAAGATCACGCCGGCCGCCGCGCGGCTCGCCGTTGAAAAGGACTTGCTTGACACGTACCAAGCGCGGCTGCGCGAACTGGTTGCCGACGTCGATACGGCGCAGGAAAAGAAGTTCAGCGCAAAATCAGTCGAAGCCGCTGCTCAGGCAGACGGCTATTGGCAGATATTGCGCCCGCGCTTCCGGAACGAACTAGGAGTCGAGCGACTTAAGTCTGCAGATGCCACCTTCGCGGCGTACATCGCAGCGGTGCGCAGCGGTGACGTTCGCGCGACCAAGCGCGCTAAAGCGAAGATTGACCAGGCATTTGACGGGTTCGTCGCCGCGCCTTTCACCGCCAAAGAAGAGGCCCGTCGCGCGCAACAGCTCTTCCGCTTCCTCGAACTCGTCCCGTTCGAGTACGAGCAGGGCGTCGAAGATGGCCGCGTCACGGCCGACTTTGAGATCCAGGAAGGAGTCGGCTTCCGAAACGGCGCTGAACAGGCGTTTGCCGACCTCAAGGGCAAACTAGCGCGCAGGGATCCAGAGCGCACGGCGAAAGTCGCCGTTGCACTTGAACAACTTCGCGTGATCCTCAGGAACACCCAACAGGGTGGCGAGATCGCACCTGAGAAGGAGGTCGCGCAGATCACCAGCAACGCGATCGCCGAGCTGAAGGCCGAGGCGCCGTCTGCCTGGAGCGCGAAGACCGACGAATCGGAGTTTGACCTGATCAACCTCACGCTTGATCGCATGGACGCCGCGATCAATCAAGGCCAGTGGGAGGCCGCCGAGCAGGCGCGCCTCGAGACCTATGCGTTCCTCGAGTTCGGTCCCGAGCTGAAACTAAAGGCCTTTGACCCGAACCTCTCACTGCAGCTGGAAGGACTGATCTGGTATGGCGCGCAGGGCCAAAAAGGCCTCGCAGCGCTGATCGCAAATCGCGCCGATCGGCAGCAGGTACGCCCGACCCGCCTGGCTCTTGACAAGGCGCTGACGCAGGCGCAGGCAACTCTTGGGGAAGACCAGTCGGCAGTCACGGCAGTCGTCAACGGAGCGATTCTCGTCTTCCGCGAAGGCCTCGAGGCAGTCCTGATCCTTGCCGCAATCACTGCGAGCATGCTGGGCGCGATGGCAAAGCGTAAGCGCGCCGTGCTGTGGGGCGCGGCGCTTGGTCTTGTGCTCAGCATCGTCACCTGGGGCGTCGCCCAACTGGCGCTCGGTCAGCTCGGCCAGTACGGCGAGAAGCTCGAGGCGGTGATCGGAATCATCGCGATCTTTGTGCTGCTGTACGTGATGAACTGGTTCTTCCACAAGGTCTACTGGACCGAACACATCCGCAAGTTTCACGATCGCCGCCGAAAGCTCGTTGGCGACACCGAGGGCGAAGAGGAAGAAGAGACCGAAGCGCGCGTCGGTTTCTGGAGCGGTCAGGCCGTTGGCTTCGCGCTACTCGGACTTTCAAGCGTCTACCGCGAGGGATTCGAAACAGTTCTCTTCCTGCAGTCCTTGCAGCTCGCAACCGACACCTGGACCGTCGTGATGGGCGCGCTGCTCGGCCTTGCGCTGACGCTCGTCGTCGCCGTCATCACCTTCAAGCTACAGCGCAAGCTGCCCTACAAGCGCATGCTGATCGTGACCGGAGTGATGCTCGCGGTCGTGCTCTTCGTGCTCGTCGGCAACACCGTGCGCTCACTTCAGGGCATCGGTTGGATGCCGGTCACGCCGCTTGACTGGGAGCCGCCGTTGTGGGTTGGCACGTGGCTGGGGATCTTCCCGAGCTGGCAGTCGCTGGGATTGCAGGTCTTCTCAGTGACGCTGGTTGTCGGCAGCTACTTCTTGGCCGAGGAACTGCGCGTCAAGGGGCCGGAGCGCCGCGCGGCTCGGGCCGACGCAGCCAGAGAAACCGCCGCAGCCCTAGCGGCTGAGTCCGGCGAAGAGTCGACAGCCAGAGCTGCCGCAGAGCAGGCCGAGGCGCGCGAGCGCGAGCCCGTCGCCTAG
- a CDS encoding type II toxin-antitoxin system VapC family toxin — translation MAAGQDQVLPRKVMDMLALPTMNVVVSAAVVWEIAIKRGLGKLDAPSNLVHMLEHAGMSTMSMSAHHAEAVGELPAIHRDPFDRMLVAQAVSEDLPIITSDKVISKYDVETLWV, via the coding sequence ATGGCCGCGGGCCAGGACCAGGTGCTGCCAAGAAAGGTCATGGACATGCTCGCGCTGCCGACCATGAATGTCGTGGTCAGCGCCGCGGTCGTCTGGGAGATCGCGATCAAGCGTGGCTTGGGCAAGCTCGACGCCCCGTCAAATCTCGTTCACATGCTCGAACACGCCGGGATGTCAACGATGTCGATGTCGGCGCACCACGCCGAAGCAGTAGGTGAGCTTCCCGCCATACATCGTGATCCGTTCGACCGGATGCTTGTGGCTCAGGCGGTCTCCGAAGATCTCCCGATCATCACGTCCGACAAAGTGATTTCAAAGTACGACGTCGAGACGTTGTGGGTCTAG
- a CDS encoding type II toxin-antitoxin system prevent-host-death family antitoxin, which translates to MAEFGMHEAKTNLSRLVERAMAGEEVVLTRRGKRAVRLVPEAETNNFALLRGVWEGKVEIREDFDELPDDIADAFGIR; encoded by the coding sequence ATGGCTGAATTTGGCATGCATGAAGCGAAAACGAACCTCTCACGCCTGGTCGAGCGGGCGATGGCTGGCGAGGAAGTTGTGCTCACGCGCCGCGGCAAGCGCGCGGTGCGACTTGTGCCGGAAGCCGAGACGAACAACTTCGCACTTCTGCGCGGCGTCTGGGAAGGCAAGGTTGAGATCCGCGAAGACTTCGACGAACTGCCGGACGACATCGCCGACGCATTCGGCATTCGTTGA
- a CDS encoding response regulator transcription factor, whose translation MTKVLIADDHHIVRDAIKLRLLENDDIEVVGEAANGLEAIDLAKSEKPEVVIMDVEMPAIDGIAATKAIIEQSPGTKVIIFTAHPQPDLLALALRAGATGYVLKSSSAQELHEAVHTVAGGGTFVNGGFDAPSPGVSNLEALSPREVEILQLLAEGKRAKDIANELSLSPATVHTHVRNAISKLEVDTRTQAVALAVRFRYLVDAPELEDEEEATGGADNGAVLPNS comes from the coding sequence ATGACCAAGGTACTAATCGCTGACGACCACCACATCGTGCGTGACGCAATCAAATTGCGCCTGCTCGAGAACGACGACATCGAGGTCGTTGGTGAGGCCGCGAACGGTCTTGAGGCGATTGACCTTGCCAAGTCCGAGAAGCCCGAAGTGGTGATCATGGACGTCGAAATGCCTGCAATTGATGGCATCGCGGCGACCAAGGCAATAATCGAACAGTCTCCGGGCACGAAGGTCATCATCTTCACCGCCCACCCCCAGCCCGATCTGCTCGCACTCGCCCTGCGCGCCGGTGCCACTGGCTACGTCCTGAAGTCTTCAAGCGCCCAGGAGCTGCACGAAGCAGTTCACACGGTCGCCGGCGGCGGCACATTCGTCAACGGCGGTTTTGACGCACCCTCGCCCGGTGTTTCAAACCTCGAGGCTCTGAGCCCGCGTGAGGTCGAGATACTCCAGCTACTCGCCGAGGGCAAGCGCGCTAAGGACATTGCCAACGAGCTATCACTCAGCCCCGCGACCGTGCACACCCATGTGCGCAACGCGATCAGCAAGCTCGAGGTAGACACCCGCACGCAGGCAGTCGCCCTTGCCGTTCGTTTCCGCTACCTCGTTGATGCTCCTGAGCTTGAAGACGAGGAAGAAGCGACGGGCGGCGCCGACAATGGCGCTGTTCTGCCCAACAGCTAG
- the serS gene encoding serine--tRNA ligase: protein MLDLKAIRNDPQPVLDALARRKDGSQNRLTEALELDARRREILPRSEELSAKQNAANDAIASAKREGTDASAAIEEMKAISAENKQLKEELANIEELLATVQGSLPNPPDPTAADEDTEISRWGEGAPSGLDHMELAGSMIDLEAGARVAGSRFSYLKGDLVRLELAIVQFMVDKLSGEGFTPVIPPVLVRERALYGTGMFPDTEQQIYRVEEDELYLTGTSEVALASLHDGEILDAADLPLRYAGISPCFRREAGAAGKDTVGIFRVHQFEKVEMFVFCEPDNAEEEHERILAIEESIMQDLAIPYRVVNIAVDDLGSSAAKKFDIEAWLPSQQQYRELTSCSNTTDYQARRLGIRVRPEGGGSPVTANTLNGTAAALGRTIIAILENHQGENGVVTIPELLQNFGAPSTIGES, encoded by the coding sequence ATGCTCGACCTGAAGGCGATCCGCAACGACCCGCAGCCAGTGCTTGATGCGCTGGCGCGTCGCAAGGACGGCTCACAGAACCGATTGACCGAAGCGCTGGAGCTCGACGCTCGCCGCCGCGAGATCCTGCCGCGATCGGAAGAGCTCTCGGCCAAACAGAACGCCGCCAACGACGCAATCGCAAGCGCCAAGCGCGAGGGCACCGACGCCAGCGCAGCGATCGAAGAAATGAAGGCAATCTCGGCCGAGAACAAGCAGCTCAAAGAAGAACTCGCAAACATTGAAGAGCTGCTCGCCACCGTGCAGGGCAGCCTGCCCAATCCTCCAGACCCGACCGCCGCCGACGAGGACACCGAAATCAGCCGCTGGGGCGAAGGCGCGCCGAGCGGGCTTGACCACATGGAGCTCGCCGGCTCGATGATCGACCTCGAGGCAGGCGCCCGGGTCGCCGGTTCGCGCTTCTCATATTTGAAGGGCGACCTCGTGCGGCTCGAGCTGGCGATCGTCCAGTTCATGGTGGACAAGCTTTCCGGCGAGGGCTTCACCCCCGTCATCCCGCCAGTGCTGGTGCGCGAGCGCGCGCTCTACGGCACCGGCATGTTCCCGGACACCGAGCAACAGATCTACCGCGTCGAAGAAGACGAGCTTTACCTCACCGGAACGAGCGAGGTCGCTCTGGCCAGTCTTCACGACGGCGAAATTCTCGACGCCGCAGACCTACCGCTGCGTTACGCCGGGATCAGCCCGTGCTTCCGGCGCGAGGCCGGCGCTGCCGGCAAGGACACGGTCGGAATCTTCCGCGTCCACCAGTTCGAGAAGGTCGAGATGTTCGTCTTCTGCGAGCCGGACAACGCCGAGGAAGAGCACGAACGCATCCTCGCAATCGAGGAGTCGATCATGCAGGATCTGGCGATTCCCTACCGCGTCGTGAACATCGCGGTGGACGACCTTGGCTCCTCGGCTGCTAAAAAGTTTGATATCGAAGCTTGGCTTCCGAGCCAGCAGCAGTACCGAGAATTGACGTCGTGTTCTAATACAACGGATTATCAGGCACGACGCTTGGGCATCCGTGTGCGGCCCGAAGGCGGAGGCTCGCCGGTCACGGCGAATACGTTGAACGGCACTGCAGCAGCGCTTGGACGCACAATAATTGCAATACTTGAAAATCATCAGGGCGAAAACGGGGTAGTAACAATCCCTGAGTTGCTCCAGAACTTTGGAGCGCCATCCACGATCGGAGAATCATGA
- a CDS encoding cytochrome c, which translates to MSSNTAAGVGAQVFAAKCAGCHTLSYAGTQGSRPPSEVNSKDRTNGPNFDQRKEDYQSAITAIRQGGFSGSIMPGNIVTGEEAKSVATFLAKYSGRNPD; encoded by the coding sequence GTGTCATCCAACACCGCAGCCGGCGTCGGCGCTCAAGTCTTCGCCGCGAAGTGCGCCGGTTGTCACACCCTCTCCTACGCAGGAACGCAGGGTTCAAGGCCGCCCAGTGAAGTGAACTCGAAGGACCGCACAAACGGGCCGAACTTCGATCAGCGCAAAGAGGACTATCAGTCGGCCATCACCGCGATCCGCCAGGGCGGATTCTCCGGATCGATCATGCCCGGAAACATCGTCACCGGCGAAGAAGCCAAGTCAGTCGCGACCTTCCTCGCGAAGTACTCGGGCCGCAACCCGGACTGA
- a CDS encoding flavin reductase family protein — protein MADEAEIKRFRSAIGQFATGVCVVTSFSENGPTGMTANAITSLSLDPLLMIVCFDRTARTRVAAEASGRVAVNVLADEQESLSKTFASKATEEEKFAGVAWKERAGAPVLEGSIAWFAGALTDLRPGGDHEIGIVAVEDFGAGQGEPLLYYRGTYVQMMGERP, from the coding sequence ATGGCCGACGAAGCGGAAATCAAGCGTTTCAGAAGCGCGATAGGACAGTTCGCCACGGGCGTCTGCGTCGTGACTTCGTTCTCCGAAAACGGCCCGACGGGAATGACCGCGAACGCGATCACCTCGCTGTCTTTGGACCCCCTGCTGATGATCGTCTGCTTTGATCGCACCGCTCGCACGCGCGTTGCGGCCGAGGCCAGCGGGCGAGTGGCAGTCAACGTGCTCGCGGACGAGCAGGAAAGCCTCTCGAAAACGTTCGCGTCGAAGGCGACCGAAGAAGAGAAGTTCGCCGGAGTCGCCTGGAAGGAACGTGCAGGCGCCCCGGTGCTGGAGGGATCGATCGCCTGGTTCGCCGGCGCGCTCACCGATCTACGCCCTGGCGGCGACCACGAGATCGGCATAGTCGCGGTCGAAGACTTCGGCGCCGGACAGGGCGAGCCGTTGCTCTACTACCGCGGCACCTACGTGCAGATGATGGGCGAGCGGCCCTAG